From Pan troglodytes isolate AG18354 chromosome 9, NHGRI_mPanTro3-v2.0_pri, whole genome shotgun sequence, the proteins below share one genomic window:
- the MPZL3 gene encoding myelin protein zero-like protein 3 isoform X1, which produces MQQRGAAGSRGCALFPLLGVLFFQGVYIVFSLEIHADAHVRGYVGEKIKLKCTFKSTSDVTDKLTIDWTYRPPSSSRTVSIFHYQSFQYPTTAGTFRDRISWVGNVYKGDASISISNPTIKDNGTFSCAVKNPPDVHHNIPMTELTVTERGFGTMLSSVALLSILVFVPSAVVVALLLVRMGRKAAGLKKRSRSGYKKSSIEVSDDTDQEEEEACMARLCVRCAECLDSDYEETY; this is translated from the exons ATGCAGCAGAGAGGAGCAGCTGGAAGCCGTGGCTGCGCTCTCTTCCCTCTGCTGGGCGTCTTGTTCTTCCAGG GTGTTTATATCGTCTTTTCCTTGGAGATTCATGCAGATGCCCATGTCCGAGGTTATGTTGGAGAAAAGATCAAGTTGAAATGCACTTTCAAGTCAACTTCAGATGTCACTGACAAGCTTACTATAGACTGGACATATCGCCCTCCCAGCAGCAGCCGCACAGTATCA ATATTTCATTATCAGTCTTTCCAGTACCCAACCACAGCAGGCACATTTCGGGATCGGATTTCCTGGGTTGGAAATGTGTACAAAGGGGATGCATCTATAAGTATAAGCAACCCTACCATAAAGGACAATGGGACATTCAGCTGTGCTGTGAAGAATCCCCCAGATGTGCACCATAATATTCCCATGACAGAGCTAACAGTCACAGAAAGGG GTTTTGGCACCATGCTTTCCTCTGTGGCCCTTCTTTCCATCCTTGTCTTTGTGCCCTCAGCCGTGGTGGTTGCTCTGCTGCTGGTGAGAATGGGGAGGAAGGCTGCTGGGCTGAAGAAGAGGAGCAGGTCTGGCTATAAGAAGTCATCTATTGAGGTTTCCGATGA CACTgatcaggaggaggaagaggcgtGCATGGCGAGGCTTTGTGTCCGTTGCGCTGAGTGCCTG GATTCAGACTATGAAGAGACATATTGA
- the MPZL3 gene encoding myelin protein zero-like protein 3 isoform X2, whose translation MQQRGAAGSRGCALFPLLGVLFFQDAHVRGYVGEKIKLKCTFKSTSDVTDKLTIDWTYRPPSSSRTVSIFHYQSFQYPTTAGTFRDRISWVGNVYKGDASISISNPTIKDNGTFSCAVKNPPDVHHNIPMTELTVTERGFGTMLSSVALLSILVFVPSAVVVALLLVRMGRKAAGLKKRSRSGYKKSSIEVSDDTDQEEEEACMARLCVRCAECLDSDYEETY comes from the exons ATGCAGCAGAGAGGAGCAGCTGGAAGCCGTGGCTGCGCTCTCTTCCCTCTGCTGGGCGTCTTGTTCTTCCAGG ATGCCCATGTCCGAGGTTATGTTGGAGAAAAGATCAAGTTGAAATGCACTTTCAAGTCAACTTCAGATGTCACTGACAAGCTTACTATAGACTGGACATATCGCCCTCCCAGCAGCAGCCGCACAGTATCA ATATTTCATTATCAGTCTTTCCAGTACCCAACCACAGCAGGCACATTTCGGGATCGGATTTCCTGGGTTGGAAATGTGTACAAAGGGGATGCATCTATAAGTATAAGCAACCCTACCATAAAGGACAATGGGACATTCAGCTGTGCTGTGAAGAATCCCCCAGATGTGCACCATAATATTCCCATGACAGAGCTAACAGTCACAGAAAGGG GTTTTGGCACCATGCTTTCCTCTGTGGCCCTTCTTTCCATCCTTGTCTTTGTGCCCTCAGCCGTGGTGGTTGCTCTGCTGCTGGTGAGAATGGGGAGGAAGGCTGCTGGGCTGAAGAAGAGGAGCAGGTCTGGCTATAAGAAGTCATCTATTGAGGTTTCCGATGA CACTgatcaggaggaggaagaggcgtGCATGGCGAGGCTTTGTGTCCGTTGCGCTGAGTGCCTG GATTCAGACTATGAAGAGACATATTGA